The genomic DNA TTCGACTGCACTGCCGTGGCACCGAACCTGGTGGAGTCGGCGCTGTTTGGACACGAGAAGGGTGCGTTCACCGGGGCATATGCGACGCATCGCGGGGTGTTCGAGGAGGCCGATGGAGGCACGCTGCTGATCGACGAGATTGGGGACCTGCCACTCGCGCTGCAGCCGAAGTTGCTCCGGGTGCTCCAGCGTGCGGAAGTGCGCCGCGTGGGTGGCTCGCGGCCGATCCGGGTCGATGTGCGCGTGCTGGCGGCTACCCGTCGCGACCTGGACCGCGAGGTACAAGCCGAACGATTTCGTGACGACCTCTTTTATCGGCTGGCGGTGGCGCGCGTCGAGCTGCCCCCGCTGCGCGAGCGACACGGCGACGTTGCGCTCCTGGCGCGGCACTTCTGGGGCCAGCTGCGCGCCGGGCGACCGTTCCCGGACGAGGTGTTGCCGAGACTCGATGACTACGCGTGGCCGGGAAACGTCCGGGAGCTGGGCAACGTCGTGGCGCGGCTCTCGGCACTCGGCACTCTCGGCGAACAGGGGAATCCATCCGGGCGTCCGCCTGCGGGGCAAGTGCCAGCCGCTGATCTCATCGCGGCGGTGCTGGCCGAGAACCTCCCGTTCCCGAGCGCCCGCGACAAAGTCCTCGCTCTGTTCGAAGAACGCTACATCTCGCGCTTGCTCGAGCTCCACGATGGCAACGTCGCCCAGGCGGCGGCGGCGTCGGGCGTCGCACGGCGCTATTTCCAGATCATCAAGGCGCGTACGATGCGATAGAGTCTCTCTGCATGCGTCGCCGCCTTGTCGCACTGTTTGCCGGTTGCGTCGCACACTCGCTGGCGGCGCCGGCCTGGGCGGACGACGAAAAGGCGGCAGCCAGAGAGATCTTCCGTGCCGCAGAAGCAGCCTTCAGCCGCGGCGAGTATCGAGCTGCTGCGCTGGCGTTCGAGGCCGCCGACGAAAGATCGCCCAACGGAGGCGCGGCCTACAACGCGGCAAGAGCCTGGGAAAAAGCGGGGGACGAACCGCGAGCTGCCGATGCGTTCGAGCGTGCGCTTCGGAGCGGAGAGCTGGTCGATGCACGGCTTGCCGATGCACAGAAGCGGCTCGCGGCCCTGAGCCCCAGGCTCGGTGTCCTGGTGATTGACGGCCCGCCGAAGGCCCGCGTCAGTGTGGGGTCGCTCGAGGACGCACCGGCACCGCGGCGGTTGCACCTGACGCCCGGGGAGTATCCGGTCCATGTCCGGTGGGCCAGCGGCAAGCGCCAGACGCATCAGGTGCGGGTGAGCGCGGGGCGAGAGCAGACTCTCGGGCTCGGTGGAGCGGAGGCCGTCGTTCGCGACGCCCCCCACCCGGTAGAGCACGAGCAACCGCTGCGGGAACACCGCACTTCCGCGGACGAAGGCAGGGCAGGTAGCGGTCCTTGGGGTTGGCTTCTGCTTTCGGCGGGTGCGCTGTCCATGGGGACTGGCGCAGTCCTGTTGAACCGAGGTTTGTCTGCGCGCGACGAGTTCGAGGCCTCTGGCCGCACGGACGCCGGCGCTCACGATCGCGCCCTCGGGTACCGCACGTGGAGCAGCGTCACGTTGTTCGGCGGCGGCGCGCTGGTAGGTGCCGGCGTTGCTGTTCTCCTGGTGTCGCCGAGGCCCTCCGAGCCGACGTCCGAGAGCGCGCGCTGGTCGCTCGAGATTGCGCCGACGGGTGCGCGCTTGGTCGCTCGACACTGGTGACCACTAGGGCGCCGAACAGGTTGAACGTCGTTTGTTTTCAGCGACTTGCAAGGTGTTCGGCGCTCGCGCGCGGAGCGCGCACGGCCGAAGGCCGGGGGTTTGGGGCGCAGCCCCAACGTAAAGGTCCTAGAACACGAGCAGAGCAAGCTGATCGGTGTTCTAGGCTCGACCCGAGCGCTCTGAGCGTCGCAAGACCGCTCAACTCGAGACTAGAAACAGTCCGGCACGCCGCCGTCGGTGGAGCAGGACTTCGTGCCGCAGCTTCGGTACAGGCAGTTGGTCGGATCGCTGGGATCGGCCATGATCAGGGTGTTGTCGCGGCATTTTGCGGTCGTCCACTCGAAGCAGTGCTCGACCTGGTTGTTGTCCAAGAGGATCTCGCAACCAAATCCGCCGCAGGTGCCGGCGCCAAAGTCCTTGCACTTGCCAGCCTTGAGACCGCAGTTGTTCACGTAGCACTTGCTGGAGCCGCCACCGCAGCTCGGCGTCTCGAAATACAAGAGGGTGTTGTCCTTGAAACAGGAGCCAGCGTATCCGAGCGCCTTGCAGGAGCTCCAGGTGACGCCGGAGTCCGGTTTGGCGTCACTCGCGTCGCTCGCGCCGTCGACGGGTGCGTCGGCGACGTCAGCGCCGGCGTCAGGAGCGGCTTCGACCCACGTGTCCCCCTCGGCGTCGGCGCCGCCCGCTCCCCCCAGCCAGCCTTCACCGCCGACGTCGTTGGTACTGGCGTCGCCGCCGTTGCCCGCGTCCGTTGCGCCCGAGTCGACCTCTGCAACGTCGTACAAACACGCGCCCACGAGGCACGCGGGGAGGGTCAACCAGGCAAGACGCATCGAGGGCGACAGAGTATCACCGGCCTGCCGTGGGTCGGTCTTCGTCGCGCGCTCGCCCGGCGAAGAAGGCGCTCAGCTTGTCCAGCTTCGAGACGGGCCCCTGGCCAGGTCGAAGTTGATGCACGGTCTCCCCGACCCGCCGCATCCACCCGAGCTCTTCCTCGGACATGCGACCGAGCTCCAGTGCCTTCATTGCGTCGTCGAGCTCGGCGCCGTTCTTGGGGCCACACATGGCGACGTCCACCGCGGGATTCGAGAGCACGAATCGGTAGCAGTCGGTCGCAGTCGGCGTGCGCTCGTCCTTTGGGCAGTACTCGGCGCGGAGTAGCGATCCCCAGCGCGTTGCGGTGAAGGCCAGCACCCCCGGCCTCGCGCCCGCCTCGGTCTGGAGATGCGGAAACACCTCGCGCTCGGCGCCGGGATGAGCCGCGTTGTAGCGCAGCATGATGGCGTCGAAGCGCGAGTCGTCGATCATGCGAGCGAAGCTCGGACGGTGGTGACACGAGATCATGATCTGCCGGACCTTGCCCCGCTCCCGGAGGGTGAGCGCCGCATCGACGATACGGTCCGGTGGCATGTCGCTCCACCAGCTCAAGGTCAAGAGGTCGACGTAGTCGAGCTTCAGCTTGCGCAGCGCCAGCTCGACGCTCGGGCGAATCAGCAGCGCCGATCGCGAGTACGTCTGAACTGCGACGCACAGCTCCTCGCGGCGCGTGCGGCACACACGGTGGAGGCCGTCGGCGAAGGCGTCGGTCCGCCGCAGGCCCCAGAAGAAGAAATTGATGCCGCGCTCGCGCGCGCGTTCCAGGTCGGCGCCACCCACCCCGTAACTCGAACCCACGGCCAGGCGGCTCACGCTGAGCCCCGAACGACCGAAGGTCGTTGCGTCCCACAGTGAAGCGGTCATGGCGCGAGAAGTTAGCACGCGATAGCGCACTCGCGCGCCGCGCGCTGGCGAAGGCAACCTCAGCGTGCGATTCTCGACGGCATGCGCAGTGATTGGCTCCCTCTCCTCTTGTCGTGTCTGGGCTCGCTGGGTTGTTCGGATGGAAGCAGCGATGAATCCGGCAAGACGGGCGGGACCGGCGGAGTCACGAGCGGGGGAGGCGGCGGTGGTTCTGGCGGCACCGGCGGCACCTCGGTGAGCAGCGGCGGGAGCAGCGGCAGTGCGGGGAGCCCGAGCGGCGGCGGCGGCGCGAGCGGGGGCTCCGCGGGATCCGGTGGGGGCAGCGGCGGTATCGCGGGTGCTGGCGGCAGCGCTGGGTCCGGCGGTGGCGCTGGCACGGGCGGCGGCTCTGCGACGGCGGGGTGCGGCAAGAGCGGCGCGTTCGTGGGGGTGAATGACAGCGCCACGATCAGCGTGTCCGGCGTCTCGCGCAGCTACGTGCTCAGCGTGCCGGCCGACTACGTGTCGAGCAAGGGCTGGCCGCTCATCTTCGGATTCCACGGGCTGAACGCCGACGGCAAGGGCGCGCGCAACTACTTGAAGTTGGAACCAGGCGGCGCCAAGGACGCGATCTTCGTGTACCCGACCGCGACCAACAAGGCGACCGGCTGGAAGATGAAGGAAGGCGAGGGCGACGTCGAGTTCTTCGACGCATTGCTCGACAGTCTCAGCGCCAGCCACTGCGTGGACGTGGCACGCGTCTACGCGACGGGCTTTTCCCACGGCGCGATGTTCACCAACAACCTGACCTGCTGGCGTGCCGCCAAGCTCGCGGCCGTGGCGCCCACCGGAGGTTCCGGCCCCTGGTTTGGCGCCAGCTGCACCGCCAGCTTGCCAGCGATGATCACCCATGGAAACCAGGACCCGACGGTCCCGCCCGCCGACGGCGCGAAGACGCGCGACTATTTCCTGAAACAGAACGGCTGCAGCGCCACCAGCAAGCCGTACGCTGCCGAGCCGGCCTGCGTGACCTACGACGGCTGCAAGCTGCCCGTGGTCTGGTGTGCGTTCGATGGCGGCCACACGGTCCCGGCGTTTGCCGGTCCGGCGGTGAAGGCGTTCCTGCTCGCAGCGCCGTGAGCTACCCGCGCCGCCCGCTCAACCCCGCGCGAGCTTCTTGACGAACGGCTGCAGCGCCTCACTCAGCGTCGGGTCGGTCCGGTCCGTATAGGAGTAGGTCACGCGCACGGTCGGCTTGCCTATCGTCATCAGACGACGCAAATCGACCGGCGTTGCGATGACCACCACGTCGCAGTCGCAGCGAGCAATGGTGGCTTCGAGCTCGTGGATCTGGGCGTCGCCGTAGCCCATGGCCGGAAGCACCTGGGTCAGGTGCGGGTACTTCGCGAAGGTCTCGCGGAGCGTGCCCTGGGCGAAGGGTCTGGGATCGGTGAGCGTCGCGCCGTGGGCGCGCGCGGCGACCCAACCCGCGCCGTAGGGCATGCCCCCATGGGTCGTGGTCGGGCCATCTTCAATTACCAAGGCACGCGCGGCGCGGAGCAGCTCCGGTCGGTCGACCTCGATCGCCAAGTCCCCCTCGACCACGGTGGCGGTGGGGTTGGTCAATCGCGCCGCAATCCGCACCTCGTCCACCATCGCCGGGTCCGCAGTGCCGACCTTGCTGAGCACGAGCACGTCGGCCCGTCGCAGGTTCGTCTCGCCCGGGTAGAAACGAGCTTCGTCCCCCGGTCGGTGAGGGTCGAGCAGCACGACCTCGAAGTCCGATGCATAGAAGGGAAAGTCGTTGTTGCCTCCGTCCCACAAGACCACGTCCGCCTCTTGCTCGGCCGCGCGTAAGATTCGTTCGTAGTCGACCCCCGCAAAGACCACATGCCGCTGATTGATGTGAGGTTCGTACTCCTCCATCTCTTCGATGGTGCAGTGCTGAGCGCTGAGATCTTCGAGGGTCGCGAAGCGCTGCACCGCCTGAGCGGCAAGGTCACCGTACGGCATCGGGTGGCGCACGATGGCCACTCTGGAGCCGGCGTCGCGCAGCAAGTTGGCGATGTGGCGGGTGGTCGGGCTCTTCCCCACGCCTGTTCGCACGGCGCACACACTGAGCACCGGCTTCGTGGAGGCGAGCATGGTCGCCTTGGGACCGAGCAAGCGAAACCCTGCGCCCGCCGCCTGCGCACGACAGGCGTGGTGCATCACCGTTCCGTGCTCGACATCGCTGTACGAAAAGACTACGTCGTCGATGTCGTGGGCTTCGATCAGGCGTTCGAGCTCCGCCTCGGGGTAGATTGGGATCCCCTCGGGGTAGAGCGGGCCGGCGAGGCTCGGCGGGTACCGGCGCCCCTCGATGTTCGGGATCTGCGTGGCGGTGAACGCCACCACCTGAACACTGGGATCGGCGCGAAATGCGACGTTGAAGTCGTGAAAGTCTCGTCCCGCGGCACCCAGGATCAGGAGCTTCGTCCGTTCCGGCATACGACCCACTCTCGCAGAATTGTTTTGGCGGCAGAAGTCCCGGAGCGGCGCAGTCTTTACCGTCCCTGTGCCAATTTGCGGTCAGTTGCGTGTGGGGCCGGCACGGGTTAGTCGGTTGAGCGATGCCGATCCTGCTACAGCGTGCGCGGCTGCTCGGAATGTTCGGGCTGGGCGCGCTGGCGGTTCTTGGCTGTGAGTCCAAGCAGCGAGTGGCGCCTGGCGCCGGCTCCGCGACCACCGCGACGCCGAGGCCGAGCGCGGAGGGAAAGCTGCGGTTTCCGCCCGAGGCGCGCCGGGACTCGCCACCCAAGGGCATCGCCGAGAGTGCGCTGGCCGTGGGCAAGCCCGCGCCGGCGCTCGAGGGGCTTGCCTCGACGTCGGGCTCGTGGAGCCGCGCCTCGAAGGTGACGGCGCTCGTCTTCTACCGAGGGCACTGGTGACCCTACTGTCGCCGGCAGCTCGGGGAGTTGCAGAGTCAACGCGGTGAGTTCGAAAAGCGCGGCGCGGAGCTGGTAGCGCTCAGTGCGGATCCCGTCGAAACCAGCAAGGAGCTGGCCGGGCGCGAGAAGCTCTCGCTGACTCTGGTCTCGGATCCGGAGCGCAAGATCATTGGGGCTTTCGGCCTCGACGACCCGGGTAACGAAGTCTCCTGGCCCGCCGTCTACGTGCTCGGACCGGACGGGACCGTGGTCTACCGTGCGTTTCTCGAGACGTACAAGGAACGGCCGCCGGTGGCGGACATCCTGGCTGCGGTCGAGCGCGCGAAGAACAAACGCTAGGGCGAAGAGTGGTTCAACCTGGGGCGGGCGCGAGGCGTCGTCCGCCTCTCCCCGTTGCGCTCGGCGCCGGCCCGCCGTGCTACGCTTGCTCGATGCGCAAGTGGTGGGTCAGCTTGGGCGGCTGCGTGCTTCTCTTGTCCTGCGGCGGAGAGGAGTTCGCGAGCTCCGGTTCGGGAGGCGCGAGTGGCACTGGTGGAACGAGCGGTACCGGGGGAGCCAGCGGCTCGGGCGGGGCAACCAGCGGCGGAGGTGGCGGGGCTCCTTCTGGCGGCGGGGCGGCGGGAACCGGGGCCACGGGCGGCGCGGCGGGGGGCGGCGGCGGAAACACTGGCGGCGGCGGCGGAAACACTGGCGGCGGCGGCGGGAACACTGGCGGCGGCGGCGGGAACACCGGCGGCGCAGCCGGAAGCAGCGGTGGCGGCGGCGGCACCGCGGGTAACGGCGGCTCTGGCGGAAGCACGGGCGGCACGGGCGGCACCGTCGCTGGCTGCGGCGTCCCGCCGGCAGTGCAGAGCAACCTCCTCTTGCACACGACCCTCGACAACATGGGCGCTGCTCAGAACCCAGCGTTCATCAAGTCCCAGCAGGCGGGCTACGTCGTCGGCACGTTCGTGACGGAAGGCCCGTGCGCCGGCGCTTTCCAGGTGAGCCACAACTCTCACTGTGTGAAGTATCTCGCTCCGCAGAACCTGGACCTCCAGAAAGGCACCATCGACTTCTTCTTCAAGCCGAATTTCAACACGACTGACGGCGTCAGCCACAAGCTCTTTGCGCTGACCAGTGGTTACATGCTCCTCAGCAAGACGGCGAGTCCCGAGAACTTCCTGAGCTTCGGCATGCCGAGCACGCCGATCGTGCAGATCGCGCCGGGCGACGTGGGGTTCGTGAACGGCCAGTGGAAGCGGATCACGGTGGCCTGGCTGGAGAACAGCGGGCAGATCACCGTCAACATCTACCTGGACGGAGTGCAGAAGGGCACCGGAACAAAAGCCGTTCCGAGTGTCGCGGTCCCTTCGCCGCTGAACATGTACGTTGGAAACCTCGGCTGTGTCGCAGCGGACTACGGCGCGGGCGTGTACGACGACTTCAAGATCTACGACACGAACCTGCCTCCCCCCTGACGGCTCGGCCCGGTCGGCGTGCGCGCCCCGCTTGGTCGCTCCCGTCGGATGGGCGCCGAGGGCACGCGAGCTGGAAGAAGCAGGTCTCGACCTCATCGGTCGCGAAGCGTGGGTCGGGTGGCAGGCGCGCTCCCGACGAAGTGGCCTCCCGCTTGACAGAGCGCGGTTCCGGGCGCATCTAGAGCCTTCATGCCGAGAACTGACATGTCAGTTCTGAGTCGAAGGGGGCCCCGCCGTAAGCCCCGATCCCCTCAGAAATCCGATGAAAAGCGCAGTTACAAGGCAGCGCCGGACCGCCGCCGGCAGATCCTGGACTGCGCCCTCGCGGCGTTCGCCGAGAAGGGCTACCACGCCGCCAGCATCGCCGACGTCTGCGGCCGCGCGGGCATCGGCCGCGCCACGCTGTACCAGTACTTCCAGGACAAGCGCGATCTCCTGGCGGCCCTCGCCGAAGACATCGCAGCGCGGGTGGTCGAGGCGTGTGAAAACCGTCCCCCGCTCGACGTTCCGCCCGGATTCAAGCCTACCGAAGAGCAGGCGGTCCGTTTCATCGAGGGGCGGATCGTCACGGTGCTCTCGGTGGTGCTGGAGAATGCCGACACCGCACGCTTGGTGCTGCGCGCAGGGCGCGGCGCCGACGGTGTCGTCGACGAAATGCTGCGGCGGGTGGATCGCGCGGTGCTCGAGCGCTTCGAAGCCGAGCTGACTCTGGCCAAAGACGCGGGCGTGATTCGACCGGTCGATGTCGCGTTCGTCGCGCGGTTCTTCCTCGGCGGGGTCGAAAAGACCGT from Myxococcales bacterium includes the following:
- a CDS encoding sigma 54-dependent Fis family transcriptional regulator, with protein sequence MGRDHESHDHELGEELRTTALETAPEVDPLAAYVLEVIEGEAVGARVRVDGHEPAPMLVGTSQTCALRLADHLASRRHLRLTLEGRRLRISDLGSTNGTFVDGVRLLDGYLRGGEIVRIGQTALRVEAVAGRASSPLPSSDRFGRLIGASASMRRMYPLCERLALSDVTVVIEGETGTGKEVLAESLHERGPRAQKPFVVFDCTAVAPNLVESALFGHEKGAFTGAYATHRGVFEEADGGTLLIDEIGDLPLALQPKLLRVLQRAEVRRVGGSRPIRVDVRVLAATRRDLDREVQAERFRDDLFYRLAVARVELPPLRERHGDVALLARHFWGQLRAGRPFPDEVLPRLDDYAWPGNVRELGNVVARLSALGTLGEQGNPSGRPPAGQVPAADLIAAVLAENLPFPSARDKVLALFEERYISRLLELHDGNVAQAAAASGVARRYFQIIKARTMR
- a CDS encoding aldo/keto reductase; protein product: MTASLWDATTFGRSGLSVSRLAVGSSYGVGGADLERARERGINFFFWGLRRTDAFADGLHRVCRTRREELCVAVQTYSRSALLIRPSVELALRKLKLDYVDLLTLSWWSDMPPDRIVDAALTLRERGKVRQIMISCHHRPSFARMIDDSRFDAIMLRYNAAHPGAEREVFPHLQTEAGARPGVLAFTATRWGSLLRAEYCPKDERTPTATDCYRFVLSNPAVDVAMCGPKNGAELDDAMKALELGRMSEEELGWMRRVGETVHQLRPGQGPVSKLDKLSAFFAGRARDEDRPTAGR
- a CDS encoding GTPase, whose product is MPERTKLLILGAAGRDFHDFNVAFRADPSVQVVAFTATQIPNIEGRRYPPSLAGPLYPEGIPIYPEAELERLIEAHDIDDVVFSYSDVEHGTVMHHACRAQAAGAGFRLLGPKATMLASTKPVLSVCAVRTGVGKSPTTRHIANLLRDAGSRVAIVRHPMPYGDLAAQAVQRFATLEDLSAQHCTIEEMEEYEPHINQRHVVFAGVDYERILRAAEQEADVVLWDGGNNDFPFYASDFEVVLLDPHRPGDEARFYPGETNLRRADVLVLSKVGTADPAMVDEVRIAARLTNPTATVVEGDLAIEVDRPELLRAARALVIEDGPTTTHGGMPYGAGWVAARAHGATLTDPRPFAQGTLRETFAKYPHLTQVLPAMGYGDAQIHELEATIARCDCDVVVIATPVDLRRLMTIGKPTVRVTYSYTDRTDPTLSEALQPFVKKLARG
- a CDS encoding peroxiredoxin family protein, encoding MQSQRGEFEKRGAELVALSADPVETSKELAGREKLSLTLVSDPERKIIGAFGLDDPGNEVSWPAVYVLGPDGTVVYRAFLETYKERPPVADILAAVERAKNKR
- a CDS encoding TetR/AcrR family transcriptional regulator: MSVLSRRGPRRKPRSPQKSDEKRSYKAAPDRRRQILDCALAAFAEKGYHAASIADVCGRAGIGRATLYQYFQDKRDLLAALAEDIAARVVEACENRPPLDVPPGFKPTEEQAVRFIEGRIVTVLSVVLENADTARLVLRAGRGADGVVDEMLRRVDRAVLERFEAELTLAKDAGVIRPVDVAFVARFFLGGVEKTVLSYLEENRPWDVRRIAKEAALLEVLGIFARPNSHEAPGATEP